The sequence GCGTCCGACAAGCTTCCGCTCCCGACCAAGATTCTATACGGGTTCGGCGCCTCCGCCTACGGGATCAAGGACAACGGCTTTTCCGTCTTCCTGCTCTATTATTATAATCAGGTCGTCGGCATGCGCGCCGATGTCGTCAGTCTGGCGATCGCCATTGCGCTGTTTGTCGATGCGTTTATCGATCCGCTGATCGGCCAGATGACCGACCGGACCCGAACCCCGATCGGGCGTCGCCACCCGTGGCTCTATGGCGCCGCTTTTCCCATCGCGATTGCTTGGCTGCTACTGTGGCACCCGCCGGAGACCAGCGCCACGCTGCAATTTTTCTATCTGCTGACCATGGCGATGCTCGTCCGGATCACCTTGTCCGCCTACGAGGTCCCTTCGCTGGCGCTGCTGCCGGAACTCAGCCGCGACTATCATGACCGCACCAGCACCTTGCGCTATCGCACTCTGTTCGGCTGGGCGAGCGGCCTTGGCATCATGGTTTTCGCTTATGGCGTGCTATTGGTACCGAGCGAGAAATATCCCGTCGGCATGCTCAACGTCGACGGCTATTCGACCCTCGCCATTGTCGGCGCCTGTATCATGGCCTTTGCTGTTCTGCTCTCCGCTGCCAGCACCCACAAGCGCATGGTCGACCGCTACAAGGCCGAGAGCAGCCCGCCAAAGACGGCGGAAGGCTTTAGTGAAATGCTCTCGGCATTTCGGTTCTCGCCCTTCCTGCTGCTGATGTTTGCGGGCGTCTTCGCCTTCACTAATCAGGGCCTGCTATTCGCCATGACGCCTTATCTGCTGACGCATGTCTGGGAATTCGGTTCGGCAGAAATGACCCTCTATTCGGCGGTCCTGTTCATCGGCGTCATATTGGCGTTTCTGCTGGTCACCCCGATCTCCAAGCGCACCGGAAAGCCGAAGGGTGCCGCCCTGCTGACGGCCTTTGCCGTGATCGTCGGCACGGCGCCTTACTGGCTGCGGATGGTCGATCTTTTCCCGGCGCCCGGCTCGCCGAATCTGATCCCGGTCCTGTTCACCTTTCTCGTCATCAACATAGCGGCCGGCATTTCGGCGATGATCCTGACCATGTCGATGATGGCCGATGTCACCGATGCTTACGCCTTTGAAGTTGGCAAGCGGACGGAAGGCCTGTTCTCCTCCGGCATGTGGTTCATGCAGAAAATGGTCGGCGGCATGGGCATATTGCTTTCCGGGCTGATCATTTCCTTCATCCAGTTGCCCGCGCAAGCGGTGCCCGGGACGGTGGATCCCGCCATTGTCGACAATCTCGCGCTGATTTTCGTAAGCATGGTTACCGCGATCGGTATCGCCGGGACCTGGGCCTATACGCTGTTCCCGCTCGGCGAGCAGGACCATAGCGACCGCATCGCGAAGCTGTCGGCGAGCATGCCGAAGGTGAAATGAGGCGATCAGAATAAAACTGCTCCGGCTAGTCGTTTTCGCTGTGGCAAAGCCAGACGGCCTCTGATAAGTTAATTGCATAGTTAAAAAAGAAAAGGATTTGGGCATGGATTTTGATCTCACGGAAAAGCAGGAATATTGGCGCAACAGAGTCCGCGACCATATCGAGACTCACCTCCGTCCCCGCATGGCCGACTTTCACAAGGAAGAATCCACCGGCGAGCGCTGGAAAGTTCTCCAGGTCGTCGAAGAAGAGAAGAAAAAGGCCAAGGAAGCCGGCATCTGGAACCTCTTCATGCCGCCGGCCAATCCCAATCTGACGCATATTGACGATGTGTTCGAATTCGAAGGTCCCGGCCTCACCAATCTCGAATATGCGCTGTGCGCCGAAGAAATGGGCCGCGTCGGCTTTTCTTCCGAAGTGTTCAACTGCTCGGCTCCCGACACCGGCAATATGGAAGTGTTCCACCGTTACGGCACGCTGGAACAGAAAGAACAATATCTGCGTCCCTTGATGAACGGCGAAATCCGTTCGGCCTTCCTGATGACCGAGCCAGCCGTTGCATCGTCCGACGCGACCAATATCGAGACCGCGATTGTCCGCGATGGTGATGAATATGTCATCAACGGCCGCAAATGGTGGTCCTCGGGTCTCGGCGATCCGCGTTGCAAAATCGCGATTGTCATGGGCAAGACCACGTTCGAGGGCAGCCGCTACACGCAGCAGTCCCAGATCCTGATGCCGACCGACGCACCGGGCGTGAACATCATCCGTCACCTGCCCGTCTTCGGCTATGACGATGCGCCGCATGGCCATATGGAAGTCGAGATGAAGGACGTTCGCGTTCCGGCATCGAACATCATCCTCGGCGAAGGGCGCGGCTTTGAAATTGCCCAGGGTCGCCTCGGACCCGGTCGTATCCATCACTGCATGCGCACGATCGGTGTCGCCGAAGAAGCGCTCGAGAAAATGGTCAAGCGCCTGCAATCGCGTATCGCTTTCGGCAAGCGCATTTCCGAACATAGCGTCTGGGACGAGCGCGTTGCCCGTGCCCGGATCGACATCGACATGAGCCGTCTGCTCTGCCTGAAAGCAGCCGACATGATGGACAAGGTCGGCAACAAATATGCCAAGGCGGAAATCGCCATGATCAAGGTTCAGGCTCCGAATATGGCGCTGAAAATCATTGATGATGCGATCCAGGCCCATGGCGGCGGCGGCGTTTCCGACGATTATGGTCTCGCCAGCGCTTATGCCCATCAGCGGACCCTGCGGCTCGCCGATGGTCCGGACGAAGTGCACAATCGCACGATCGCCAAGATGGAATATGGCAAATATGCCGAAACCGCCGATGGCAGCAAGATGCAGGAAAGCTTCTCGTCCGGCGACATGGGCGCAACCCGTTAGGATATTGTAATGAAGGCAGCAGTACTGGTCGAAGCGGGCAAACCGCTCGTCATAGAGGATGTCGTAATTTCCAAACCGGGACCGCACGAAGTGCTGATCCGGACGGCGGCCTGCGGGCTTTGCCATTCGGATCTGCATTTTATCGACGGCGCCTATCCGCATCCCCTGCCCGCTATCCCGGGCCATGAGGCAGCGGGCATTGTCGAGGCGATCGGCAGCGAAGTTCGCACCGTCGCCGTCGGCGATGCCGTGGTGTCCTGCCTGTCGGCTTATTGCGGTCATTGCGAATTTTGTGTCAGTGGCCGCATGTCCCTGTGCCTCGGCGCAGACACGCGGCGGGGTCCGGATGAAGCACCGCGGATCACCCGGCCCGACGGGTCGACCGTGGGCCAGATGCTCAATCTTTCGGCCTTTGCCGAGCAGATGCTGATCCACGAACATGCCTGCGTGCGGATCGATCCCGATATGCCGCTGGACCGGGCTGCCGTTATCGGCTGCGCGGTAACCACCGGCGCGGGCACGATTTTCAACGCCTGCAAGGTGACGCCGGGCGAAACCGTGGCGGTCGTCGGTTGCGGCGGGGTTGGCCTTGCCACCATCAACGCCGCGAAAATTGCCGGCGCGGGCCGGATCATTGCCGCCGATCCGATCAAGGAAAAGCGCGATCTGGCGATCAAGCTGGGCGCGACCGACGTGGTCGACGCGATGGCCGACGATGCTGCCGGACAGATTGTCGAAATGACCAAGGGCGGCGTCGATCATGCGATCGAAGCGGTCGGTCGTCCGGCCTCCGGTGATCTCGCGGTCGGTTCGCTGAAACGCGGCGGCACCGCGACCATTCTCGGGATGATGCCGCTTGACCATAAGGTCGGCCTGAGCGCGATGGATCTGCTGTCCGGCAAGAAATTGCAGGGCGTGCTGATGGGCGAGAACCGCTTCCCCGTCGACATCCCGCGGCTGGTGGATTTCTACCTGCGCGGAATGCTCGATTTGGATAGCATTGTCGCGGAAACCATTCCGCTAGAGCAAATCAACGACGGTTTTGACAAAATGAAAAAAGGTGATGCGGCCCGGTCCGTGATCGTCTTTAGCTAAAAGAGGAACTTCCATGAATCCACAGGAAGACATGACCGGCACAATGGAAGTGCCCGAGAAGGACAAATTGGACGAAGCGAGCCTGGCCCGCTGGATGAAAGCCAATGTTGAAGGCTATGCCGGTCCGCTGACCCTGACCAAGTTCAAGGGCGGCCAGTCCAATCCGACTTACAAGATCGACACGCCGACAACCTCCTATGTCCTGCGCAAAAAGCCGTTCGGCAAGCTCCTGCCCTCGGCCCATGCGGTGGACCGCGAATTCCGGGTGATCGCGGGTCTCTATCCCGCAGGCTTCCCGGTCGCCAAACCTTATGGTCTGTGCGAAGATGACAGCGTGCTCGGCACGATGTTCTACATCATGGGCATGGCAGACGGCCGGACGCTGTGGGACGGCACTTTGCCGGACAGCGATCCCGCCGAACGCACGGCCATCTATCACGAAATGATCGATACGCTGGCCAAGCTGCACAGCTATGACCCGACCGAACTGGGCCTGGAAAAGCACGGCAAGCCCGGCAATTATTGCGAGCGCCAGATTTCGCGCTGGACCCAGCAATATCGCCTGTCCGAGCTGCAGGAAATTCCGGAAATGGACAAGTTGATCGAGTGGCTGTCCAGAACCATCCCGGAACAGAAGGGCTTTGGCATCGTCCATGGCGATTACCGGCTCGACAATATGATTTTTGCCCATGACGAGCCCAAGGTGATCGCGGTTCTCGACTGGGAACTCTCGACCCTCGGCGATCCTATCGCGGACTTCGCTTACTGGCTGATGGCCTATGAGATGGAGCCGGAGGGCCGCAGCGGCCTCAAGGGTATCGATCTGGCCGCCCTCGGCATCCCTTCCCGCGAAGAAGCCATTGCGCGCTACTGCGAAAAATCGGGCATGGCCGAACTGCCGCCGATGGACTGGTATCTGGCCTATAATTTGTTCCGTATTGCTGCTATTCTGCAGGGCATTCAGAAGCGGGTTGCCGATGGCACCGCCAATAGCGCCGCCGCGGCCGAAATGTCGGACCGGGTGACACCCTTGGCACAAGCCGGATGGGAAGTCGCAAAACGCGCAGGAGCATAAAATGGACCTCAAAGGCAAAGTTGCGATCATCACGGGTGCCGGTAGCGGCATCGGACGGGCCTCCGCCCTGCTCTTTGCCGAACATGGCGCCAAGGTCATCGCCAGCGATGTCACCGATGCGGTGGAAGACACCGCCAAGGGCTCCGAAGGCAATATCATCGCGATTAAGGCCGATGCCGGATCGGAAGGCGATGTCGAAATGCTGGTGGAAGCCGCTGAACAGCGCTTTGGCGATCTGCATGTCTTTTTCGCCAACGCCGGTATCGGTGGCGGCTTTGAAGGGATTTTCGACAGCAGCGTTGCCGAATGGCAGGAAGTGCTCCGCGTCAATCTGATCGGGCCATTTCTGGCCTGCAAATATGCCGGCAAGGTGATTGCCGAAAGCAAGCACGGTGGATCGATCATCTGCACCGCCAGCGTCGCCGGCATCCGGTCGGGCGCCGGTGGTCCGGCCTATTCCGCGTCCAAGGCCGGCGTCATCAATCTGGTGAAAGTCGCCTCGCAGCAA comes from Sphingorhabdus sp. YGSMI21 and encodes:
- a CDS encoding MFS transporter produces the protein MTEASDKLPLPTKILYGFGASAYGIKDNGFSVFLLYYYNQVVGMRADVVSLAIAIALFVDAFIDPLIGQMTDRTRTPIGRRHPWLYGAAFPIAIAWLLLWHPPETSATLQFFYLLTMAMLVRITLSAYEVPSLALLPELSRDYHDRTSTLRYRTLFGWASGLGIMVFAYGVLLVPSEKYPVGMLNVDGYSTLAIVGACIMAFAVLLSAASTHKRMVDRYKAESSPPKTAEGFSEMLSAFRFSPFLLLMFAGVFAFTNQGLLFAMTPYLLTHVWEFGSAEMTLYSAVLFIGVILAFLLVTPISKRTGKPKGAALLTAFAVIVGTAPYWLRMVDLFPAPGSPNLIPVLFTFLVINIAAGISAMILTMSMMADVTDAYAFEVGKRTEGLFSSGMWFMQKMVGGMGILLSGLIISFIQLPAQAVPGTVDPAIVDNLALIFVSMVTAIGIAGTWAYTLFPLGEQDHSDRIAKLSASMPKVK
- a CDS encoding phosphotransferase family protein; the protein is MNPQEDMTGTMEVPEKDKLDEASLARWMKANVEGYAGPLTLTKFKGGQSNPTYKIDTPTTSYVLRKKPFGKLLPSAHAVDREFRVIAGLYPAGFPVAKPYGLCEDDSVLGTMFYIMGMADGRTLWDGTLPDSDPAERTAIYHEMIDTLAKLHSYDPTELGLEKHGKPGNYCERQISRWTQQYRLSELQEIPEMDKLIEWLSRTIPEQKGFGIVHGDYRLDNMIFAHDEPKVIAVLDWELSTLGDPIADFAYWLMAYEMEPEGRSGLKGIDLAALGIPSREEAIARYCEKSGMAELPPMDWYLAYNLFRIAAILQGIQKRVADGTANSAAAAEMSDRVTPLAQAGWEVAKRAGA
- a CDS encoding acyl-CoA dehydrogenase family protein, whose product is MDFDLTEKQEYWRNRVRDHIETHLRPRMADFHKEESTGERWKVLQVVEEEKKKAKEAGIWNLFMPPANPNLTHIDDVFEFEGPGLTNLEYALCAEEMGRVGFSSEVFNCSAPDTGNMEVFHRYGTLEQKEQYLRPLMNGEIRSAFLMTEPAVASSDATNIETAIVRDGDEYVINGRKWWSSGLGDPRCKIAIVMGKTTFEGSRYTQQSQILMPTDAPGVNIIRHLPVFGYDDAPHGHMEVEMKDVRVPASNIILGEGRGFEIAQGRLGPGRIHHCMRTIGVAEEALEKMVKRLQSRIAFGKRISEHSVWDERVARARIDIDMSRLLCLKAADMMDKVGNKYAKAEIAMIKVQAPNMALKIIDDAIQAHGGGGVSDDYGLASAYAHQRTLRLADGPDEVHNRTIAKMEYGKYAETADGSKMQESFSSGDMGATR
- a CDS encoding Zn-dependent alcohol dehydrogenase — translated: MKAAVLVEAGKPLVIEDVVISKPGPHEVLIRTAACGLCHSDLHFIDGAYPHPLPAIPGHEAAGIVEAIGSEVRTVAVGDAVVSCLSAYCGHCEFCVSGRMSLCLGADTRRGPDEAPRITRPDGSTVGQMLNLSAFAEQMLIHEHACVRIDPDMPLDRAAVIGCAVTTGAGTIFNACKVTPGETVAVVGCGGVGLATINAAKIAGAGRIIAADPIKEKRDLAIKLGATDVVDAMADDAAGQIVEMTKGGVDHAIEAVGRPASGDLAVGSLKRGGTATILGMMPLDHKVGLSAMDLLSGKKLQGVLMGENRFPVDIPRLVDFYLRGMLDLDSIVAETIPLEQINDGFDKMKKGDAARSVIVFS
- a CDS encoding SDR family NAD(P)-dependent oxidoreductase; translated protein: MDLKGKVAIITGAGSGIGRASALLFAEHGAKVIASDVTDAVEDTAKGSEGNIIAIKADAGSEGDVEMLVEAAEQRFGDLHVFFANAGIGGGFEGIFDSSVAEWQEVLRVNLIGPFLACKYAGKVIAESKHGGSIICTASVAGIRSGAGGPAYSASKAGVINLVKVASQQFATSNVRCNAICPGITETGMTQFIYDKAREKGKEDRLGYLNPLRRGAAPSEMAEVALFLASDRSSYVNGQAIAVDGGLSASHPVTRQEFGRTAV